The segment CGTTGCTCGGCGACGCCTTACGAGCGGGCATGTTTGATGGCCTCTGTCTTCAAACGTGAAAACATCAAGGGCAAGATTGTGCTGATGGACTCCCGCGATGAACCTGCGGTGATGGCAGAAGGATTTCTTGCCGCCTTCAATGAACTCTACAGCGACTTCATCGAGTACATGCCTTCGAGCACGATTGTCGGCGTTGACCCGCAAACCCGTACCCTGTCGACGGATTTTGATGATGTAACGTTCGATGATGCCGCCATTTATCCCCGTATTCGTGGTGCTCGTCTTCTTGAGAACCTTGGCCTTGCAGACCCGAAAAGCGCCCAGAAGGAAGCGGCTATTGATCCGATGACCTATAATATTCTTGGCGAGGATCATGTTTATGCGGCCGGGGACTGCCGCCCGATGCCGTTTTCAAAAAGCGGCGGCACCGCCAGTTCCGAAGGTGTTTACCTTGCCAAGCTGATTGCCGCCCGGGTCAGGGGAGAAAGCGTGCCCTGGGAAAGCCCTCATACGCTCTGCTATTCAATGGTAAATGCAAACCCGGCCGAAGCCATCATGGTTGATGGCAAGTATCGCTTCGATAAGACGACAAGCCAGTGGGCGCACTTTGAAAACGTCGCCAACAACGAGCGGGACGAGGCTAAAGGACGCAAGGCTTTCGAGTGGGCGGAGGAACATTTCCGCGATATGTTCGGATAAAACCAACCTACCCGTAAGTATTGAGTTGTAAAAATTCCCCGCACCAGATATGTAAATAACGGGTAGGGAGCCTACCCGTTCAGTGAACGTGAAATTTCAAATCCAGGGCATTGCGGGAATGACCTCACCCGATAGCAATACCATCGACATTGTCGTTGCTGACAAGTCCCCGCTGATTCAGGGTGGGCTTGCAACCTTGTTGGATGGTGATGATCGCTTCGCCCTGATTGCGACGGCGGCTGACGGCGAGCGTTTCCTTGAAGCCATCGAGCGGATGAAGTTCGATATCGGCATCATCGGCTGGGATATGCCCTATCTTGATGGCCGTGGCGTCCTCAAAAAAATGGCTGAATCCCCTGGCCCAACGCCCAGAATTATCGTTTATACAGGAAATGCCGCGCCCGATGTTCCCCGTCAGGTGATGCAGCTTGGCGGCGCTGGTTTTTGTCAAAAAAGCGAAAGCCCCGAAAGCCTGATCGAAACCATCCTTGCTGTTTCGGAAGGCCGCATGGTGTTCCCGTTTATGGATATGAGTAAGCCCGGAACCGATCCATTCGGGCTGTTGACGGGCCGCGAACAGGAATTGCTGATCGCCTTGTCAGAAGGTCACACAAACATTCAGATTGCCAGCGAACTGGGTATTTCCCTGAACACCGTCAAATTTCATTTGAAAAATCTGTATGGCAAATTGAGTGTCAAAAACCGGGCCCAGGCTGTCGCCTGTTATTTGCGCGCCCACAAACCTGAATATTAACCCGGCCCAAAGTAGGGGGTAGGTAACCACCCGAAAGAGTTTTAACCACCCCCCTAGGGGGTGTTCTCAATAGTCCTTAAAGCCAGCATGATCCCAATGCTAAAGGAACTTTGTTTTAATCCGGATTTCGCAAAAATGATGCCGTTCAAGAACGTAGATCGCCCGATTATTTTAGGCATCGTCGGCGATTCAGCCAGTGGCAAGACCACTTTGTCTGACGGCATCGCCAATATTCTGGGCCCGGACAAGGTGGTTACGATCTGTACCGACGATTACCACTGTTACGACCGCGCAGAGCGGGCGGGGAACGGTCTTTCCGCCCTAAATCCGCAAAGCAATTATATCGATATCCTTGAGCAGCACGTCCAGCAGCTTAAAAGTGGCAAGCCGATCCTTAAGCCCCATTACAATCACACCACGGGAAGCCTCGAGCGGCCTGTTTATGTTGAGCCCCGCGAATTCATTATTATGGAAGGGCTGCTTGGTTATTCGACCCGTTCCATGCGTGATGCCTACGACGTCAAGGTTTATACCGAACCCAATGAAGAGCTCCGCATAAAATGGAAAACCCGTCGCGATTGTATGGAACGCGGCTATAGCGAGGCCGCTGTCAGGAAATCCTTGTCCAAGCGCAACACCGACAGGGAAGAATTCGTGCAGCCACAACGCACCTTTGCCGACATGGTTGTCAGCTTCTACGCCCCTGAAGAGCGGGCAGAGGAAACCGGCGCCCACTTGAATGTCCGCCACACCCTGCGCCCGACATTGCCCCACCCGGACTTGTCACCGATTCTGGAAGCCGGGGCAAAAAAGGGCCTGCGCCTTGAATTGGCCCGCGATATTGACGGAAAGCCCGTCGATGTTCTGGAAATCGCAGGCAATGTTGATGATGAGCGGGCAAGCGCAATGGAAAATCTGCTGTGGGATTTGATACCCGAGGCCCAGCACTTAAGACAACACGTCGGCACTTTCACGGATGAAAAAAATATCCAAACTCTTAGCCATCCACTGGCCCTGTCGCAATTGATGATCACGTATCATGTCGTCAAAGCGGCTCTTGGCCATCACGCCATTTAATATTTAACGCCAAAGGGAGACTTTCTAAAATGACCGCTACCCACAAACAAATGGCCAATGCCATCCGATTTCTTTCCGTCGATGCGGTGCAAGCCGCAAAGTCCGGGCATCCCGGTATGCCCATGGGGATGGCCGATGTCGCCACGGTGTTGTTCAGCAATTTTTTGAAATTCGATCCCAAGGCCTCGAACTGGCAAGACCGCGACCGTTTCGTGTTGTCGGCCGGGCACGGTTCCATGTTGATGTATTCGCTGCTCTACCTCGCCGGATACAAAGTCAACATCAAGGATATCAAGAGTTTCCGCCAACTGGGCGCCAAGACTGCGGGTCATCCCGAATATGGTCATATTGATGGCGTTGAAACCACGACCGGTCCGCTCGGTCAGGGTATCACCACGGCTGTTGGCATGGCGCTGGCTGAAAAGATGTTGGCCGAACGTCACGGTAAACGGGCTGTCGACCATTACACCTACACCATCGTCGGTGACGGTTGTTTGA is part of the Rhodospirillaceae bacterium genome and harbors:
- a CDS encoding phosphoribulokinase, translating into MPFKNVDRPIILGIVGDSASGKTTLSDGIANILGPDKVVTICTDDYHCYDRAERAGNGLSALNPQSNYIDILEQHVQQLKSGKPILKPHYNHTTGSLERPVYVEPREFIIMEGLLGYSTRSMRDAYDVKVYTEPNEELRIKWKTRRDCMERGYSEAAVRKSLSKRNTDREEFVQPQRTFADMVVSFYAPEERAEETGAHLNVRHTLRPTLPHPDLSPILEAGAKKGLRLELARDIDGKPVDVLEIAGNVDDERASAMENLLWDLIPEAQHLRQHVGTFTDEKNIQTLSHPLALSQLMITYHVVKAALGHHAI
- a CDS encoding NAD(P)/FAD-dependent oxidoreductase: MAKLTRRDFGKLTAAGVASAGVTGVAGPAMGEGTPLASLTSIVSRPADLPAPSGHRVVVVGGGWSGLTIAKYLKIHGPELDVVLVERRALFVSHPISGLWLAGMVNLEAITFSYLDAAANNQYAYLNASLIDLDREAKKIYTDQGWLSYDDLVICPGVDYDYASIGVEDPAHEQLLKTRYPAGFVSASEHVTLYNKVRDFKGGVFVLTAPPGIYRCSATPYERACLMASVFKRENIKGKIVLMDSRDEPAVMAEGFLAAFNELYSDFIEYMPSSTIVGVDPQTRTLSTDFDDVTFDDAAIYPRIRGARLLENLGLADPKSAQKEAAIDPMTYNILGEDHVYAAGDCRPMPFSKSGGTASSEGVYLAKLIAARVRGESVPWESPHTLCYSMVNANPAEAIMVDGKYRFDKTTSQWAHFENVANNERDEAKGRKAFEWAEEHFRDMFG
- a CDS encoding response regulator transcription factor codes for the protein MTSPDSNTIDIVVADKSPLIQGGLATLLDGDDRFALIATAADGERFLEAIERMKFDIGIIGWDMPYLDGRGVLKKMAESPGPTPRIIVYTGNAAPDVPRQVMQLGGAGFCQKSESPESLIETILAVSEGRMVFPFMDMSKPGTDPFGLLTGREQELLIALSEGHTNIQIASELGISLNTVKFHLKNLYGKLSVKNRAQAVACYLRAHKPEY